The Agromyces hippuratus genome has a window encoding:
- the typA gene encoding translational GTPase TypA, which produces MANATRNDLRNVAIVAHVDHGKTTLVDAMLNQTHSFDAHAHVEERAMDSNELEREKGITILAKNTAITYQGAHATDGPITINVIDTPGHADFGGEVERGLSMVDGVVLLVDSSEGPLPQTRFVLRKALEARMPVILLVNKTDRPDARIDEVVAESQDLLLGLASDLADDVPDLDLDAILDVPVVYASGRNGAASHNKPGNGELPDNEDLEPLFEAILQHIPAPTYDDAHPLQAHVTNLDASPFLGRLALLRVFHGTIKKGQTVAWVKHDGTVQNVRVTELFLTKALDRYPAESAGPGDIAVVAGFEDIMIGDTLADPEDVRPLPIIAVDEPAISMTIGTNTSPLVGKVKGHKLTARMVKDRLDRELVGNVSLKVVDIGRPDAWEVQGRGELALAILVEQMRREGYELTVGKPQVVTKQVDGKVHEPYEHLTIDAPEEYLGAITQLLASRKGRMDNMSNHGTGWVRMEFIVPSRGLIGFRTEFMTTTRGTGIANAISHGYDAWAGQIVTRNNGSIVADRSGVVTPFAIIALQERMTFFVNPTEEVYEGMVIGENSRNDDMDVNITKEKKLTNMRQSTSDTFESMTPSRQLSLEECLEFAREDECVEVTPAAVRIRKVELDATARARTTSRLKKQN; this is translated from the coding sequence ATGGCCAACGCCACCCGGAACGATCTGCGAAACGTCGCGATCGTCGCACACGTCGACCACGGCAAGACCACGCTCGTCGACGCGATGCTCAACCAGACGCACTCGTTCGACGCGCACGCGCACGTCGAAGAGCGCGCGATGGACTCGAACGAGCTCGAGCGCGAAAAGGGCATCACGATCCTCGCCAAGAACACGGCGATCACCTACCAGGGCGCACACGCCACCGATGGTCCGATCACGATCAACGTGATCGACACCCCGGGCCACGCCGACTTCGGCGGCGAGGTCGAGCGCGGTCTGTCGATGGTCGACGGCGTCGTCCTTCTCGTCGACTCGAGCGAGGGCCCGCTGCCGCAGACCCGCTTCGTGCTCCGCAAGGCGCTCGAGGCCCGCATGCCGGTGATCCTCCTCGTCAACAAGACCGACCGTCCCGACGCGCGCATCGACGAGGTCGTCGCCGAGAGCCAGGACCTGCTGCTCGGCCTCGCCTCCGACCTCGCCGACGACGTGCCCGACCTCGACCTCGACGCGATCCTCGACGTGCCGGTCGTCTACGCCTCGGGCCGCAACGGTGCTGCGAGCCACAACAAGCCCGGCAACGGCGAGCTCCCCGACAACGAAGACCTCGAGCCGCTCTTCGAGGCGATCCTGCAGCACATCCCGGCGCCGACCTACGACGACGCGCACCCGCTGCAGGCGCACGTCACGAACCTCGACGCGTCGCCGTTCCTCGGTCGCCTCGCCCTGCTCCGTGTCTTCCACGGCACCATCAAGAAGGGCCAGACGGTCGCCTGGGTCAAGCACGACGGCACCGTCCAGAACGTGCGCGTGACCGAGCTCTTCCTCACGAAGGCGCTCGACCGCTACCCGGCCGAGAGCGCCGGTCCCGGCGACATCGCCGTGGTCGCGGGCTTCGAGGACATCATGATCGGCGACACGCTCGCCGACCCCGAAGACGTGCGTCCCCTCCCGATCATCGCGGTCGACGAGCCCGCGATCTCGATGACGATCGGCACGAACACCTCGCCCCTCGTGGGCAAGGTCAAGGGCCACAAGCTCACCGCGCGCATGGTGAAGGACCGCCTCGACCGCGAACTCGTCGGCAACGTGTCGCTGAAGGTCGTCGACATCGGCCGCCCCGACGCCTGGGAGGTGCAGGGCCGCGGCGAACTCGCGCTCGCGATCCTCGTCGAGCAGATGCGTCGTGAGGGCTACGAGCTCACCGTCGGCAAGCCGCAGGTGGTCACCAAGCAGGTCGACGGCAAGGTGCACGAGCCCTACGAGCACCTCACGATCGACGCCCCCGAGGAGTACCTCGGTGCGATCACCCAGCTCCTCGCGTCCCGCAAGGGCCGCATGGACAACATGTCGAACCACGGCACGGGCTGGGTGCGCATGGAGTTCATCGTGCCGAGCCGCGGGCTCATCGGCTTCCGCACCGAGTTCATGACCACCACGCGCGGCACCGGCATCGCGAACGCGATCTCGCACGGCTACGACGCGTGGGCCGGCCAGATCGTCACCCGCAACAACGGTTCCATCGTCGCCGACCGCTCGGGCGTCGTGACGCCGTTCGCGATCATCGCCCTGCAGGAGCGCATGACGTTCTTCGTGAACCCGACCGAAGAGGTCTACGAGGGCATGGTCATCGGCGAGAACTCGCGCAACGACGACATGGACGTGAACATCACCAAGGAGAAGAAGCTGACCAACATGCGTCAGTCGACCTCCGATACGTTCGAATCGATGACGCCCTCGCGCCAGCTCTCGCTCGAGGAATGCCTCGAGTTCGCCCGTGAAGACGAGTGCGTCGAGGTCACGCCGGCCGCCGTGCGCATCCGCAAGGTCGAGCTCGACGCGACCGCTCGTGCCCGCACGACGTCGCGCCTGAAGAAGCAGAACTAG
- the fdxA gene encoding ferredoxin — protein MTYVIALPCVDVKDRACIDECPVDCIYEGERSLYIHPDECVDCGACEPVCPVEAIYYEDDLPDVWADYYKANVEFFDDIGSPGGAAKIGVIPKDHPVIAVLPPQAH, from the coding sequence GTGACCTATGTCATCGCCCTTCCGTGCGTCGACGTCAAAGACCGCGCCTGCATCGACGAATGCCCCGTCGACTGCATCTACGAGGGTGAGCGCTCGCTCTACATCCACCCCGACGAGTGCGTCGACTGCGGTGCGTGCGAGCCGGTCTGCCCCGTCGAGGCCATCTACTACGAAGACGACCTGCCCGACGTCTGGGCCGACTACTACAAGGCCAACGTCGAATTCTTCGACGACATCGGCTCGCCCGGCGGCGCGGCCAAGATCGGCGTCATCCCGAAGGACCACCCCGTGATCGCGGTGCTCCCTCCCCAGGCGCACTGA
- a CDS encoding ABC transporter permease, with translation MPSNTRPDQQHYVAPLEETPLVAIDSVKAEGKPSNLWTDAWNDVRKRPMFWISSVLILLVVVVALFPGLFTQTPPNNGCLLANSNAGPTEGHPLGFTKQGCDIYSRIIHGTSTSLAVGLIVTFLVALLGIVFGAFAGFYGGWLDSVLSRLGDIFFSIPYILAAVVIMSVLSQYRNVWVISLAIGLFAWPATARVLRAEILRVKNADFVMASTALGVSRFRILLRHVLPNSIAPVLVITTISLAGAIVAEATLSFLGVGLPTDIMSWGNDISQAQTSLRTAPQTLILPSIALSVTVLSFIMLGEVVRDALDPKARAQR, from the coding sequence ATGCCAAGTAACACCAGACCAGACCAGCAGCACTACGTCGCGCCGCTCGAAGAGACGCCGCTCGTCGCCATCGACTCCGTCAAGGCCGAGGGCAAGCCGTCGAACCTGTGGACCGACGCCTGGAACGACGTGCGCAAGCGCCCGATGTTCTGGATCTCGTCCGTGCTGATCCTCCTCGTCGTGGTCGTCGCGCTGTTCCCCGGCCTGTTCACGCAGACGCCGCCGAACAACGGCTGCCTCCTCGCGAACAGCAACGCGGGGCCGACCGAGGGTCACCCGCTCGGGTTCACGAAGCAGGGCTGCGACATCTACTCGCGCATCATCCACGGCACGTCGACGTCGCTGGCCGTCGGCCTCATCGTGACGTTCCTCGTGGCGCTGCTCGGCATCGTCTTCGGTGCGTTCGCGGGCTTCTACGGCGGATGGCTCGACTCGGTGCTCTCGCGCCTGGGCGACATCTTCTTCTCGATCCCCTACATCCTCGCCGCCGTCGTCATCATGTCGGTGCTCTCCCAGTACCGGAACGTGTGGGTGATCTCGCTCGCGATCGGATTGTTCGCGTGGCCCGCGACTGCACGTGTGCTGCGAGCCGAGATCCTGCGGGTGAAGAACGCCGACTTCGTCATGGCGTCGACGGCACTCGGTGTCTCGCGATTCCGCATCCTGCTGCGCCACGTGCTGCCGAACTCGATCGCACCGGTGCTCGTCATCACGACCATCTCGCTCGCCGGCGCGATCGTCGCCGAGGCGACCCTGTCGTTCCTCGGCGTCGGACTGCCGACCGACATCATGTCGTGGGGCAACGACATCAGCCAGGCCCAGACCTCGCTGCGCACCGCGCCCCAGACGCTGATCCTGCCCTCGATCGCACTGTCGGTCACCGTGCTGAGCTTCATCATGCTCGGCGAGGTCGTGCGCGACGCGCTCGACCCGAAGGCGAGGGCACAGCGATGA
- a CDS encoding dipeptide ABC transporter ATP-binding protein, giving the protein MSETSNGSNVQTERASGAERPLLEIKDLQVGFNTQDGLVKAVDGVNITLYRGQSLAIVGESGSGKSTTAHAIINLLPGTGHVSGGQILLDGQDLTKASKRDMEVVRGRKIGFVPQDPMSNLNPVWSIGFQVEEAIKANGIATGRKEVKARAIQVLKQAGLGDADRRMRQFPHQFSGGMRQRVLIGMGLAANPQLLIADEPTSALDVTVQRVILDHLESLTRELGTTLLFITHDLGLAAERAEQLVVMYKGRVVESGPSVEILQNPQHPYTQRLVAAAPSLASRRIQATGSIAAAESSMAEGAAHAAGDAIDLIATAEARAEALAAAPAAAPAIVVEDLTKVFKIRGSGDFTAVDKVSFQIPKGTTMALVGESGSGKSTVAKMLLKLEDATSGKIVVGGKDLASVTGKELFNLRSRMQPVFQDPYGSLNPLRNIGNTIAEPLFTHKVGTNASRRERVYELLDQVSLPRTLISRYPNELSGGQRQRIAIARALALKPEIVVLDEAVSALDVLVQAQILRLLADLQAELGLTYLFITHDLAVVRVIADHVCVMQKGRIVEAATTDEVFDNPQEQYTKDLLAAIPGASIELGA; this is encoded by the coding sequence ATGAGCGAGACTTCGAACGGATCGAACGTGCAAACAGAACGCGCCTCCGGCGCCGAACGGCCGCTCCTCGAGATCAAGGATCTCCAGGTCGGCTTCAACACCCAGGACGGTCTCGTCAAGGCCGTCGACGGGGTGAACATCACCCTCTACCGCGGGCAGAGCCTCGCGATCGTGGGAGAGTCGGGCTCCGGCAAGTCGACGACCGCGCACGCGATCATCAACCTGCTCCCGGGCACCGGGCATGTCTCGGGCGGTCAGATCCTCCTCGACGGGCAGGACCTCACCAAGGCGTCGAAGCGGGACATGGAGGTCGTCCGCGGCCGCAAGATCGGCTTCGTCCCCCAAGACCCGATGTCGAACCTCAACCCCGTGTGGTCGATCGGCTTCCAGGTCGAGGAGGCCATCAAGGCCAACGGCATCGCCACCGGCCGCAAAGAGGTCAAGGCGCGCGCCATCCAGGTGCTGAAGCAGGCGGGCCTCGGCGACGCCGACCGTCGCATGCGGCAGTTCCCGCACCAGTTCTCGGGCGGCATGCGCCAGCGCGTGCTGATCGGCATGGGGCTCGCGGCCAACCCGCAGCTGCTCATCGCCGACGAGCCGACCTCGGCGCTCGACGTCACGGTGCAGCGCGTCATCCTCGACCACCTCGAGTCGCTCACCCGTGAACTCGGCACGACCCTGCTGTTCATCACGCACGACCTCGGCCTCGCCGCCGAGCGCGCCGAGCAGCTCGTGGTCATGTACAAGGGCCGCGTCGTGGAGTCGGGTCCGTCGGTCGAGATCCTGCAGAACCCGCAGCACCCGTACACGCAGCGTCTCGTCGCCGCGGCGCCGAGCCTCGCCTCGCGTCGCATCCAGGCGACGGGTTCGATCGCGGCCGCCGAGTCGTCGATGGCCGAGGGTGCAGCACATGCCGCAGGCGACGCGATCGACCTGATCGCGACCGCCGAGGCGCGTGCCGAGGCGCTGGCCGCAGCGCCGGCTGCAGCACCGGCGATCGTGGTCGAAGACCTCACCAAGGTCTTCAAGATCCGCGGCTCCGGCGACTTCACCGCGGTCGACAAGGTCTCGTTCCAGATTCCCAAGGGCACCACCATGGCGCTCGTGGGCGAGTCGGGCTCGGGCAAGTCGACCGTCGCGAAGATGCTGCTGAAGCTCGAAGACGCGACGAGCGGCAAGATCGTCGTCGGCGGCAAAGACCTGGCGAGCGTGACCGGCAAGGAGCTCTTCAACCTCCGCAGCCGCATGCAGCCGGTCTTCCAGGACCCGTACGGTTCGCTGAACCCGCTGCGCAACATCGGCAACACCATCGCCGAGCCGTTGTTCACCCACAAGGTCGGCACCAACGCCTCGCGTCGTGAGCGGGTCTACGAGCTGCTCGACCAGGTGTCGCTGCCGCGCACGCTCATCAGCCGCTACCCGAACGAGCTCTCGGGCGGCCAGCGCCAGCGCATCGCCATCGCGCGTGCACTCGCACTGAAGCCCGAGATCGTCGTGCTCGACGAGGCCGTGTCGGCGCTCGACGTGCTGGTGCAGGCTCAGATCCTGCGCCTGCTCGCCGATCTGCAGGCCGAACTCGGCCTGACGTACCTCTTCATCACGCACGACCTCGCGGTCGTGCGCGTCATCGCCGACCACGTCTGCGTGATGCAGAAGGGTCGCATCGTCGAGGCGGCGACCACCGACGAGGTGTTCGACAACCCGCAGGAGCAGTACACCAAGGATCTCCTCGCGGCGATCCCCGGAGCGAGCATCGAGCTCGGCGCCTAG
- a CDS encoding M23 family metallopeptidase: MTPPKHGRRAATSSPARPTPVLRTRRLSAGIRSSLARMGAARTGDVRTGDARNGTASLRPAFAVIAMSFAAAMMVATSVPALAVTATGSEDRASVYAPIEDTIEYAPQSVEVGSEAVMSQLAAEQYDVEAAPPPITSKVASLGSVELIDTNAIVWPVQNPGKRSGGYGPRSAPCSGCSTFHDGVDFTPGNGTPVMSIADGVVVLATENGGGLGVNVEVQHNIGGELITSSYAHMQYGSIAVAVGQQVTAGQQLGLVGTTGQSTGPHLHLEMFGSDGVRFDGVAWLSSRVG, from the coding sequence ATGACTCCCCCCAAGCACGGCCGCCGCGCGGCCACCTCCAGCCCTGCCCGCCCCACCCCCGTACTCCGCACCCGCCGGCTCTCCGCCGGCATCCGGAGCAGCCTCGCCCGTATGGGCGCAGCGCGCACCGGCGACGTTCGCACCGGCGACGCTCGCAACGGCACTGCGTCGCTTCGACCGGCGTTCGCCGTCATCGCGATGTCGTTCGCCGCGGCCATGATGGTCGCCACGAGCGTTCCCGCGCTGGCCGTCACCGCGACCGGCTCGGAGGATCGTGCCTCGGTCTACGCTCCGATCGAAGACACGATCGAGTACGCGCCGCAGAGCGTCGAGGTCGGCAGTGAGGCCGTGATGTCGCAGCTCGCGGCCGAGCAGTACGACGTCGAGGCCGCACCGCCGCCCATCACGTCGAAGGTCGCGAGCCTCGGCAGCGTGGAGCTCATCGACACGAACGCGATCGTCTGGCCGGTGCAGAACCCCGGCAAGCGCAGCGGCGGCTACGGCCCGCGTTCGGCACCGTGCTCGGGATGCTCGACGTTCCACGACGGCGTCGACTTCACGCCCGGCAACGGCACCCCCGTGATGTCGATCGCCGACGGCGTGGTCGTGCTCGCAACCGAGAACGGCGGCGGACTCGGCGTCAACGTCGAGGTGCAGCACAACATCGGCGGCGAGCTCATCACGAGCTCGTACGCCCACATGCAGTACGGCTCGATCGCCGTCGCGGTCGGGCAGCAGGTCACCGCCGGGCAGCAGCTCGGGCTCGTCGGCACGACCGGTCAGTCGACCGGCCCGCACCTGCACCTCGAGATGTTCGGCTCCGACGGCGTGCGGTTCGACGGCGTCGCCTGGCTGTCGTCGCGCGTGGGCTGA
- the dapC gene encoding succinyldiaminopimelate transaminase — protein MARGELPDYPWDLMAPFRERAAAHPEGVVDLSIGSPVDPTPALVREALANATDGHAYPLTTGTDELRGAIIDWFARRRGVTGLTEANVLPTVGSKELVALLPFLLGLGEGDVVVHPRAAYPSYEMGAVLVGATSMASDDPAEWPAATKLVWLNSPGNPDGRVLTIDELRAARERALELDAIIVGDECYAELGWEGDWADAPIPSLLDPRVVGDSRRNTLVAYSLSKQSNMAGYRTAFIAGCRTVIGRITTVRKHAGLMLPQPLQAAMIAALRDDEHVAEQKARYRARREQLLPALESAGFRVDHSEAGLYLWATEGCDGWDSIGRLADLGIVAGPGHFYGVHHPEHVRLSLTATDERIAAAAERLRAAAAA, from the coding sequence ATGGCTCGCGGCGAACTGCCCGACTACCCGTGGGACCTCATGGCGCCGTTCCGTGAGCGCGCCGCCGCGCACCCCGAGGGGGTCGTCGACCTGTCGATCGGCTCGCCGGTCGACCCCACCCCTGCGCTCGTTCGCGAGGCGCTCGCGAACGCGACCGATGGCCACGCCTATCCGCTGACGACGGGCACCGACGAACTGCGCGGCGCCATCATCGACTGGTTCGCCCGCCGCCGAGGCGTGACCGGGCTCACCGAGGCCAACGTGCTGCCCACGGTCGGATCCAAGGAGCTCGTCGCGCTCCTGCCGTTCCTGCTGGGACTCGGCGAAGGCGACGTCGTCGTGCACCCCCGTGCGGCCTACCCGAGCTACGAGATGGGCGCCGTGCTCGTCGGCGCCACGTCGATGGCATCCGACGACCCCGCCGAGTGGCCGGCCGCGACGAAGCTCGTGTGGCTGAACAGCCCGGGCAACCCCGACGGGCGCGTGCTCACGATCGACGAGTTGCGCGCCGCGCGCGAGCGCGCCCTCGAACTCGACGCGATCATCGTCGGCGACGAGTGCTACGCCGAGCTCGGCTGGGAGGGCGACTGGGCGGATGCCCCGATCCCGAGCCTGCTCGACCCGCGGGTCGTCGGCGACAGCCGCCGCAACACGCTCGTCGCCTACTCGCTGTCGAAGCAGTCGAACATGGCCGGCTACCGCACCGCCTTCATCGCGGGCTGCCGCACCGTCATCGGCCGCATCACGACCGTGCGCAAGCACGCGGGACTCATGCTCCCGCAGCCGCTGCAGGCCGCGATGATCGCGGCGCTCCGCGACGACGAGCACGTCGCCGAGCAGAAGGCGCGCTACCGCGCGCGTCGCGAGCAGCTGCTGCCCGCACTCGAGTCCGCGGGCTTCCGCGTCGACCACAGCGAGGCCGGACTCTACCTCTGGGCGACCGAGGGGTGCGATGGCTGGGACTCGATCGGCAGGCTCGCCGATCTCGGCATCGTCGCCGGCCCCGGCCACTTCTACGGCGTGCACCACCCCGAACATGTGCGGCTCTCACTGACGGCGACCGATGAGCGCATCGCCGCCGCGGCCGAGCGCCTTCGGGCCGCCGCCGCGGCGTGA
- a CDS encoding DUF6113 family protein, producing MTNRSSRIGTIVVAFLVGLAYGTLGTVGHRATLQLGEVSIPWGLVAALVGVAALLLGMRLVAGGRTAAAAAGAGIIVAVAVLTLPGPGGSVLIVGDLTGTIWSVAPALIAVFVVAWPKLPSRQPRDA from the coding sequence ATGACGAACCGGAGCAGCCGAATCGGCACGATCGTCGTGGCCTTCCTGGTCGGACTCGCCTACGGCACCCTCGGCACGGTCGGACATCGCGCAACGCTGCAGCTCGGCGAGGTCTCGATCCCGTGGGGCCTCGTCGCCGCACTCGTCGGCGTCGCGGCCCTGCTGCTCGGCATGCGTCTCGTCGCAGGCGGGCGAACGGCCGCGGCCGCTGCCGGCGCCGGCATCATCGTGGCGGTCGCCGTGCTCACCCTGCCGGGGCCCGGAGGATCGGTGCTGATCGTGGGCGATCTCACCGGCACCATCTGGTCGGTCGCACCCGCACTCATCGCGGTGTTCGTCGTCGCGTGGCCGAAGCTGCCGTCACGGCAGCCGCGCGACGCCTAG
- a CDS encoding enoyl-CoA hydratase/isomerase family protein, with translation MAEPSTHESAPDVRVERDGGLAIVTIDRPKALNALSPDVLSALLGVVESLAAEGSAVRGVLVTGAGGRAFVAGADIRSMAGLTPEQGEEASRLGHRVAAAIEGLSAPVIACVDGFALGGGLELALACDFIYATDASSFGQPEVHLGLIPGFGGTVRLPRAVGLARAKELIYTGRRIDTAEAVAIGLVVRSFPDRESLLAGARATLAEVDANAAPAVALAKRVLVDAAGRRTESATDLEIAAFGDAFRTNDMREGVAAFMEKRDPVFTGV, from the coding sequence ATGGCCGAGCCCAGCACCCACGAGAGTGCGCCCGATGTGCGCGTCGAGCGCGACGGCGGACTCGCGATCGTGACGATCGACCGCCCGAAGGCGCTGAACGCCCTCTCCCCCGACGTGCTCTCGGCCCTGCTCGGCGTCGTCGAGTCGCTCGCCGCCGAAGGCAGCGCCGTGCGCGGTGTGCTGGTCACCGGGGCAGGCGGTCGCGCGTTCGTCGCAGGGGCCGACATCCGGTCGATGGCAGGACTCACACCCGAACAGGGCGAGGAGGCGTCGCGCCTCGGCCATCGCGTGGCCGCGGCGATCGAGGGCCTCTCCGCCCCCGTGATCGCGTGCGTCGACGGCTTCGCGCTCGGCGGCGGCCTCGAGCTCGCGCTCGCCTGCGATTTCATCTACGCGACGGATGCCTCGAGCTTCGGTCAACCCGAGGTGCACCTGGGTCTCATCCCGGGCTTCGGCGGCACGGTGCGCCTCCCCCGTGCGGTCGGACTCGCCCGCGCGAAGGAGCTCATCTACACGGGCAGGCGCATCGACACGGCCGAAGCGGTCGCGATCGGCCTCGTCGTGCGGTCGTTCCCCGACCGGGAGTCGCTGCTCGCGGGGGCCAGGGCCACGCTCGCCGAAGTGGATGCGAACGCCGCGCCCGCGGTGGCCCTCGCCAAGCGCGTGCTCGTCGACGCGGCCGGGCGCCGCACGGAATCGGCGACCGACCTCGAGATCGCGGCCTTCGGTGATGCGTTCCGCACGAACGACATGCGCGAGGGCGTCGCAGCCTTCATGGAGAAGCGCGACCCCGTCTTCACCGGCGTCTGA